CCTTACCGATCGATGATACAGCGATACTCTTTTCCAGGTGCCACGATGCGGCCTGTGTCAGATAGGCGGCGTACCTTGCCGGGTTTCGCTGCGTGCAGTGTGTACCAATGCAGGTggccgtcgctcgccgcgacgtATGCGTGCTCGCCACACaccgcgacgtaccgcagTGCGCGCCCTAGCTCCGCAGGCGAGCCTTGCAAAGCCAGCTGTGCAGGGAGCACAGCAGGCGCAAGCTCCCTGACCGCAaaggagcgcgccgtgcccgTGCTCATCGTAGGGAACCGATGCCTCCACATtgcggacgtgcgccgtggcgcggcggcgcacagcgAGCCGGAGGATTTGACGCAAGAGGAATGGTGCCTGTCTCGAATAGTCTATGTATGCCTTGTAGCTGTACACTACTCGTCCTTTTCATGCTCCTCTGTCCGTGCCAGTAAATTTTGGAAAACTCGGTAAAAAAAGAGCGAGGCCCCCAGTGTTAGCAGCACGTaggcggcgagcggcaggGTAGAGGATGGGATGCCTCCGAGGTATACGCGCTCGAATATGAGGTCGAATGGGATAGGGGCGGGCTCTGTCTCGGCCGGTCCCGCCCACCCCAAAACATGCTCCGCAAGGCCCAAGAGACCCGGCTGCCCCCTGTACTTgggccgcgtcgcgagTGGCACGCCTGTTGCGTGCGCGGTaatgcgcgcgaggagcagtTCGCACGGCCGTGCGTCGGCCGGCACCTGTGTGCCGCCCTGCAGCATATCCGGTGGAAACACGTCGATGCGGAACTCGGCAGGGAGCTGCGTTAGCGCACACACGTACGTTGGCTGGCCACGAGATGCGGAGTTGGTATCGCTGTGTCAATGCCCACCGCAGCGAGGCCGGCAGCTGGAGCAGGAGCGAGTCGGCCCAGTTGGTCTTGAGCTGGTAGTCGCTCACGCCCGTCTCAATATCG
This region of Malassezia japonica chromosome 8, complete sequence genomic DNA includes:
- a CDS encoding uncharacterized protein (TransMembrane:1 (o170-188i)) codes for the protein MHPSAVPRRFSITPESSGAWVALHPDYNDIETGVSDYQLKTNWADSLLLQLPASLRWALTQRYQLRISWPANLPAEFRIDVFPPDMLQGGTQVPADARPCELLLARITAHATGVPLATRPKYRGQPGLLGLAEHVLGWAGPAETEPAPIPFDLIFERVYLGGIPSSTLPLAAYVLLTLGASLFFYRVFQNLLARTEEHEKDE